A genomic stretch from Falco naumanni isolate bFalNau1 chromosome 4, bFalNau1.pat, whole genome shotgun sequence includes:
- the NKIRAS1 gene encoding NF-kappa-B inhibitor-interacting Ras-like protein 1 has protein sequence MGKGYKVVVCGMASVGKTAILEQLLYGKHTVGLEEGATMEDVYLASVETDRGVKEQLRLYDTRGLQEGVELPKHYFSVADGFILVYSVTSLEAFQRVELLKKELDVFRDKKEVTVIVLGNKTDLLDQRQVETEAAQQWARAEKVRLWEVTVTDRKTLLEPFTFLASKLSQSQNKSAFPLPGRKSKGNNCDN, from the exons ATGGGAAAGGGCTACAAGGTGGTGGTTTGTGGAATGGCTTCAGTGGGAAAGACTGCGATTTTGGAACAGCTTCTCTATGGAAAGCATACTGTTG GCTTAGAAGAGGGTGCCACAATGGAAGATGTGTATTTGGCGTCGGTGGAAACAGACCGAGGCGTGAAGGAACAGTTACGGCTTTATGACACCAGGGGTCTGCAGGAGGGGGTAGAATTGCCAAAACACTATTTCTCTGTTGCTGATGGCTTCATTCTCGTGTACTCTGTGACCAGCCTCGAAGCTTTCCAAAGAGTCGAACTGCTCAAAAAGGAGCTCGACGTCTTTAGAGACAAAAAGGAG GTAACTGTTATTGTCTTGGGAAACAAAACTGACCTCCTGGACCAAAGGCAAGtggaaacagaagcagcacagcaatggGCAAGAGCTGAGAAAGTGAGACTGTGGGAAGTGACTGTGACAGATCGGAAAACACTGCTTGAGCCCTTCACCTTCTTAGCTAGCAAACTCTCCCAATCCCAGAACAAATCAGCATTTCCCTTGCCTGGAAGGAAGAGCAAAGGGAATAACTGTGATAACTAA
- the RPL15 gene encoding 60S ribosomal protein L15 encodes MGAYKYIQELWRKKQSDVMRFLLRVRCWQYRQLSALHRAPRPTRPDKARRLGYKAKQGYVIYRVRVRRGGRKRPVPKGATYGKPVHHGVNQLKFARSLQSVAEERAGRHCGALRVLNSYWVGEDSTYKFFEVILIDPFHKTIRRNPDTQWITKPVHKHREMRGLTSAGRKSRGLGKGHKFHHTIGGSRRAAWRRRNTLQLHRYR; translated from the exons ATGGGTGCCTACAAGTACATCCAGGAGCTATGGAGGAAAAAGCAGTCGGATGTGATGCGATTTCTCCTTCGTGTCCGCTGTTGGCAGTATCGCCAGCTGTCTGCCTTGCATCGAGCTCCCCGGCCAACCAGACCAGACAAAGCTCGCAGACTGGGATATAAGGCTAAGCAAG GTTATGTTATCTACCGTGTCCGTGTTCGCCGTGGTGGTCGCAAGCGCCCAGTCCCAAAAGGTGCAACCTATGGTAAACCTGTGCATCATGGTGTTAACCAGCTGAAGTTTGCCCGGAGTCTTCAGTCTGTAGCAGAG gaACGTGCTGGTCGTCATTGTGGGGCTCTGAGAGTCTTGAACTCATATTGGGTTGGTGAAGATTCCACTTACAAGTTTTTTGAAGTGATCCTGATTGATCCCTTCCATAAGACCATCAGACGCAACCCTGATACCCAATGGATCACCAAGCCCGTGCACAAGCACAGAGAGATGCGTGGGCTGACATCAGCCGGGCGGAAGAGTCGTGGTCTTGGCAAGGGCCACAAATTTCACCACACCATTGGTGGTTCACGTCGTGCTGCCTGGAGACGACGCAATACCCTGCAGCTGCACCGTTACCGTTGA